The following are encoded in a window of Labrus bergylta chromosome 16, fLabBer1.1, whole genome shotgun sequence genomic DNA:
- the gcgra gene encoding glucagon receptor, translated as MSRLFFLLAMLIFSCSIQVSPTATLDKLKESWTLYMEECDRNNSRDPSPTTGLVCNRTFDNYACWPDGLPNTTVSVSCPWYLPWHNKVKHGRVYQECDEDGQWVTTKNTSECDSNDPSLQYYGHIRIMYTVGYSLSLVALVLALGILIFFRKLHCMRNNIHMNLFASFILRALSILIKDALLEANITSHDLSRDQEPGFPQASMPPVELLFNNETTISCRIAVVMMQYSIMANSYWLLVEGIYLHNLLVITVFTERNYFKIYLCIGWGAPLIFLVPWVVVKYLYENQECWEQNINMNYWWIIRSPILLAVVINFLIFIHIIKILVSKLRAHQMRYTDYKFRLAKSTLTLIPLLGIHQVVFIFVTDESTKATIGLRLTKLFIDLFFSSFQGLLVAILYCFVNKEVQSEILKKWKRWKLGRNIEEEYRHTYSNTPNTKTASLLNHVSRLTQLPDIAKSSAPVCSPEETLMLVAGCHNGMMDSKREGKCGSEGTISNSTLEEDISITDKVQGYEASRENVESDL; from the exons ATGTCACGGCTGTTCTTCCTTTTGGCAATGCTTATTTTCTCCTGCAGCATTCAG GTGTCTCCAACTGCTACTCTGGATAAGCTAAAGGAGAGTTGGACACTGTACATGGAGGAGTGTGATCGCAACAACAGCCGAGACCCATCACCAACCACCG GCCTTGTGTGCAACAGGACTTTTGACAACTATGCGTGTTGGCCTGATGGACTCCCCAACACGACCGTCAGTGTGTCATGTCCGTGGTATCTGCCGTGGCACAATAAAG ttaAGCACGGCAGGGTGTATCAGGAGTGTGATGAAGATGGCCAGTGGGTTACTACGAAGAATACAAGCGAGTGTGACTCCAATGATCCAAGTCTG CAGTACTATGGCCATATCCGGATCATGTACACAGTGGGCTACTCCTTATCACTGGTGGCTTTGGTGTTGGCCCTTGGCATTCTCATATTCTTCAG GAAGCTGCATTGCATGAGGAACAACATCCACATGAATCTGTTTGCCTCCTTCATCCTGCGAGCTCTGTCTATCCTCATCAAAGATGCTCTGTTGGAGGCCAACATCACATCGCATGACCTCAGCAGAGACCAGGAGCCGGGATTCCCCCAGGCGTCTATGCCCCCAGTGGAGCTGCTGTTCAACAATGAG ACGACGATTAGCTGTCGCATTGCCGTGGTGATGATGCAGTACAGCATCATGGCCAACAGTTACTGGCTGCTGGTGGAAGGCATCTACCTCCACAACCTCCTGGTCATCACCGTGTTTACAGAGAGGAACTACTTCAAAATCTACCTGTGCATCGGATGGG GTGCCCCGTTAATATTCCTTGTGCCCTGGGTTGTAGTCAAATACCTTTATGAAAATCAAGA GTGCTGGGAGcaaaatataaacatgaacTATTGGTGGATCATCCGTTCCCCAATACTACTGGCAGTTGTG atTAACTTCCTTATCTTTATCCATATCATCAAAATTCTTGTGTCAAAACTTCGAGCACATCAAATGAGATACACAGATTACAAATTTCG GCTGGCTAAGTCGACTCTAACCCTGATCCCTCTGCTGGGTATCCATCAAGTGGTCTTCATCTTTGTGACGGATGAGTCCACCAAGGCAACCATTGGTCTACGTCTCACCAAACTCTTCATTgacctcttcttctcctccttccag GGTCTCTTGGTGGCCATCTTGTACTGCTTTGTCAACAAAGAA GTACAGTCTGAGATCCTGAAGAAGTGGAAGCGCTGGAAGCTGGGTAGGAATATTGAGGAGGAATACCGCCACACGTACAGCAATACACCCAACACCAAGACAGCAAGCCTGTTGAACCACGTCTCCCGACTGACTCAGCTTCCAGACATCGCCAAGAGCTCTGCCCCGGTCTGCAGCCCGGAGGAGACACTCATGCTTGTTGCTGGATGCCACAATGGTATGATGGATAGTAAGAGAGAAGGGAAGTGCGGGAGTGAGGGAACCATCAGCAACTCCACCCTAGAGGAGGACATCAGCATTACAGACAAGGTGCAGGGCTACGAGGCTTCGAGGGAGAACGTGGAGAGCGATCTCTGA